From Chryseobacterium sp. H1D6B, a single genomic window includes:
- a CDS encoding glycosyltransferase family 2 protein, translating to MKKISIVIPAFNEEGNVAVIHQKIKEVFAELNHYDFEIIFVNDGSRDNTQQKLKELSEQYEEVKFIEFSRNFGHQPAVKAGMDNALGNAVISMDGDLQHPPELIPKMIEKWEEGYDVVFTIRTYPKEISYFKRKTSDFFYRILSSLSDVNLTKGGGSDFRLLDANVVEVMRTFTEDDLFLRGLTSWMGFKQVGIDFTACERLAGESSYNLKKMITFAFTGITAFSVKPLSIAAYLGMLFSGISVIIYIMYVIYAFVAKTEISGWASLIMTIVFFGGLQLIILGIIGIYLGKIFKEVKQRPNYIIKSKNF from the coding sequence ATGAAAAAGATTTCTATCGTCATTCCTGCCTTTAATGAAGAAGGAAACGTAGCCGTAATTCATCAGAAAATAAAAGAAGTTTTTGCTGAGTTAAATCATTATGATTTTGAAATTATATTTGTAAATGATGGCAGCAGAGATAATACCCAGCAGAAACTGAAAGAATTGTCTGAGCAGTACGAAGAAGTGAAGTTCATCGAATTTTCCAGAAATTTCGGACATCAGCCTGCTGTAAAAGCCGGAATGGATAATGCCCTTGGAAACGCTGTAATATCAATGGATGGAGACCTGCAGCATCCGCCGGAACTGATCCCTAAAATGATCGAAAAATGGGAAGAAGGCTACGACGTAGTTTTTACCATAAGAACCTATCCTAAAGAGATTTCCTATTTTAAAAGAAAAACCTCAGATTTTTTTTACAGAATTTTATCCAGCCTCTCAGATGTAAATCTTACCAAAGGAGGAGGATCAGACTTTAGATTACTGGACGCCAACGTTGTGGAAGTAATGAGAACCTTTACAGAAGATGATCTATTTCTCCGCGGACTTACAAGCTGGATGGGTTTTAAGCAGGTGGGTATTGATTTCACGGCCTGTGAACGATTAGCTGGAGAAAGCAGTTATAATTTAAAAAAAATGATAACATTTGCTTTTACGGGAATCACTGCTTTTAGTGTAAAACCTCTTTCAATCGCCGCATATTTAGGAATGTTATTCTCTGGTATTTCAGTTATCATTTACATCATGTATGTGATTTATGCTTTTGTTGCTAAAACTGAGATTTCAGGATGGGCTTCATTGATTATGACGATCGTATTTTTCGGAGGCCTGCAGCTGATCATTCTTGGAATTATAGGAATCTATTTAGGGAAAATTTTTAAAGAGGTAAAACAAAGACCTAATTATATAATTAAATCCAAAAATTTTTAA
- a CDS encoding glycosyltransferase family 1 protein gives MKIAFDAKRFFHNSSGLGNYSRDLVRILSKYFPENEYLLLNKNKSERGKDILENPNVQFIETSKGKLSRQFKMGKDAQRQHADIFHGLSGELPLKWDKKPIKKVVTIHDLIFMRYPQYYSFFDRKIHLWKFKKAAVSADAVIAISEQTKQDIITYLKIPENKITVIYQGCHHAFKEEQSGDLIQAAKQKFNLPERFILNVGTIEERKNLLNIVKAVNETDIPLVVVGRKTKYFGKVEQYIKKNKMEKQIHFLEGVSMNELAVIYKLADIFVYPSFFEGFGIPVIEALFSKTAVITSNTSCLPEAGGENSVYIDPKNHLDIQSKIKFLWDSESERKRRADKSFEFVQKFNDEPIAAELMALYQKII, from the coding sequence ATGAAGATCGCTTTTGATGCAAAACGTTTTTTTCACAACTCATCCGGGCTGGGCAACTATTCAAGAGATCTTGTAAGAATTCTTTCTAAGTATTTTCCTGAAAATGAATATCTTCTACTTAATAAAAATAAGTCTGAAAGGGGAAAAGATATTCTAGAGAATCCGAATGTTCAATTTATTGAAACTTCAAAAGGAAAGCTGTCCCGTCAGTTTAAAATGGGAAAAGATGCTCAAAGACAGCATGCAGATATATTTCATGGATTATCGGGTGAATTGCCTCTAAAATGGGATAAAAAGCCAATTAAAAAAGTAGTGACGATCCATGATCTCATCTTTATGAGATACCCTCAGTATTATTCTTTTTTTGACAGAAAGATCCACTTATGGAAGTTTAAAAAAGCGGCAGTAAGTGCAGATGCTGTTATAGCAATTTCAGAACAGACCAAACAGGATATTATTACTTATCTGAAAATTCCAGAAAATAAAATTACGGTCATTTACCAAGGATGCCACCATGCTTTTAAAGAGGAGCAGTCTGGAGATTTAATTCAAGCCGCAAAGCAGAAATTCAATCTGCCGGAAAGGTTTATTTTGAATGTAGGAACTATTGAAGAGCGCAAAAATCTTCTCAATATTGTAAAGGCAGTTAATGAAACGGATATTCCGCTTGTAGTAGTAGGAAGAAAAACAAAATATTTCGGAAAAGTAGAGCAGTACATCAAAAAAAATAAGATGGAAAAGCAGATTCATTTTCTGGAAGGTGTTTCTATGAATGAGCTGGCCGTTATTTACAAACTGGCGGACATCTTTGTTTATCCAAGTTTTTTTGAAGGTTTTGGAATACCGGTGATCGAAGCTTTATTCTCAAAAACAGCAGTAATTACAAGCAATACAAGTTGCCTGCCTGAAGCAGGAGGTGAAAATTCAGTATACATTGATCCGAAAAATCATTTAGATATCCAGTCTAAAATTAAATTTCTCTGGGATAGTGAATCAGAAAGAAAACGCCGTGCTGATAAGAGTTTTGAGTTTGTCCAAAAGTTTAATGATGAACCTATCGCTGCGGAATTGATGGCTCTTTATCAAAAAATTATTTAG
- the hisC gene encoding histidinol-phosphate transaminase produces MISSTIHTLVRKNILELQPYISFRDYNEFKAPVLMDANESPFGTFNRYPDSTQKELKAQLAALKNISPKQIAVGNGSDELIDLIIKIFCEPKKDSILMMDPSFAMYGFYASINENKVNKLQLDENFEIVKEEFLNITKEVQPKIFFLCSPNNPTGNSIEDIEFYLQNFNGIVVIDEAYIEFSDKKSSLELLDQYPNLIVLHTFSKAWGMAGARVGIAYASEEIIRFIYTVKAPYNVNSLSQELIIKSLQNMNEFETNLTQIAAERAWLWNEFQNISCIEKVFPTEANFFLIEFKNVEIIYQKLLENEVLTSKRAPAIPNCIRINIGNRDENKQLVTLLKSIE; encoded by the coding sequence ATGATATCATCTACCATCCATACACTTGTCCGAAAGAATATTTTAGAATTACAGCCTTACATCAGTTTCAGGGATTATAATGAATTTAAAGCTCCGGTTTTAATGGATGCTAATGAAAGTCCGTTCGGAACATTCAACCGCTATCCGGATTCTACCCAAAAGGAGTTGAAAGCGCAGTTGGCAGCGCTTAAAAACATTTCGCCTAAACAAATAGCAGTAGGAAATGGAAGTGACGAACTGATCGATCTGATCATTAAAATCTTCTGTGAACCTAAAAAAGATTCAATACTTATGATGGATCCGTCATTTGCGATGTATGGCTTTTATGCTTCCATTAATGAAAACAAAGTGAATAAACTTCAGCTTGATGAAAATTTTGAGATTGTAAAAGAGGAGTTTTTAAACATTACAAAAGAAGTCCAGCCTAAAATTTTCTTTCTATGTTCACCCAATAATCCTACAGGAAACAGCATTGAGGACATAGAATTTTACTTACAGAATTTCAATGGAATTGTAGTTATTGATGAAGCTTACATAGAATTTTCAGATAAAAAATCAAGTCTTGAACTGCTGGATCAGTATCCTAATCTTATCGTGCTGCATACTTTTTCTAAAGCCTGGGGAATGGCGGGTGCCAGAGTGGGAATTGCTTACGCATCTGAAGAAATTATCCGTTTTATTTATACCGTGAAAGCTCCGTATAATGTCAATTCTTTAAGCCAGGAACTGATTATAAAGAGCCTTCAAAATATGAATGAATTTGAGACTAATTTAACCCAGATAGCAGCAGAAAGAGCTTGGCTTTGGAATGAATTCCAAAATATAAGCTGTATTGAAAAAGTATTTCCTACAGAAGCTAATTTCTTCTTAATTGAATTTAAAAATGTAGAAATTATTTATCAGAAATTATTAGAAAATGAAGTTCTGACGAGTAAAAGAGCACCTGCTATTCCGAACTGTATCCGTATTAATATCGGAAACAGAGATGAAAATAAACAGCTCGTTACCCTTCTAAAAAGCATTGAATAA
- the hisG gene encoding ATP phosphoribosyltransferase — MSKLKIAVQKSGRLYEDSLQLLKDCGIFINNGKDQLKVSVDNFPMEIMYLRNSDIPQYLEDGVVDIAIVGENLLVEKQKKITVVQKLGFSKCRVSLAVPKEIETDDLAYFQDKKIATSYPNTLKNFLEKNKITADIHVISGSVEIAPNIGLADGICDIVSSGSTLFKNGLRETVTLLQSEAVLAKTSSLDQEKEVILEKFLFRIKAVLKAKKSKYILMNVPNEKISDIASVLPVLKSPTVIPLAEKGWSSIHSVIDEERFWEVIDELKENGAQDILIIPIDKMVI; from the coding sequence ATGAGTAAATTAAAAATTGCGGTACAGAAAAGCGGCCGTTTGTATGAAGATTCTTTACAGCTTCTCAAAGACTGCGGTATTTTTATCAACAATGGAAAAGACCAGCTGAAAGTTTCAGTAGATAATTTTCCCATGGAAATTATGTACCTGCGGAATTCAGATATCCCGCAGTATCTTGAAGACGGAGTGGTAGATATAGCGATTGTAGGAGAGAACCTTTTAGTAGAAAAGCAAAAGAAAATTACAGTTGTTCAAAAGCTTGGCTTTTCAAAATGCCGTGTTTCTCTGGCTGTTCCCAAAGAAATTGAAACTGATGATCTGGCTTATTTTCAAGACAAAAAGATCGCAACTTCTTACCCGAATACGCTTAAAAACTTCCTAGAAAAAAACAAAATAACAGCCGACATCCACGTGATCTCCGGATCGGTAGAAATCGCTCCCAATATTGGTCTTGCAGATGGAATATGTGATATTGTGAGCTCCGGAAGTACCTTATTCAAAAACGGATTGAGAGAAACTGTTACACTGCTCCAATCTGAAGCGGTTTTAGCAAAAACGTCCAGCTTAGACCAGGAAAAAGAGGTGATTCTTGAAAAATTTTTATTCAGAATAAAAGCAGTTTTGAAAGCTAAAAAGTCAAAATATATTCTGATGAATGTTCCTAATGAAAAAATTTCGGATATCGCCTCTGTACTTCCTGTACTCAAGAGCCCGACCGTAATTCCTTTAGCTGAAAAGGGCTGGAGCAGTATTCATTCCGTAATTGACGAAGAAAGATTCTGGGAAGTTATAGATGAATTAAAAGAAAACGGTGCGCAGGATATTCTCATTATTCCAATTGACAAAATGGTTATTTAA
- the hisD gene encoding histidinol dehydrogenase, with the protein MKIHKYPTRNNWSEIIKRPVLKKEKVSEIVSEIFLEVEKNGDKALFNFSKKFDNAVIDNLQASKIEIEKAGSLISSELKEAVQQAKENITIFHASQKEDVQKIETTKGVVCWRENRAVEKVGIYIPGGTAPLFSTVLMLAVPAQLAGCKEIILCTPPDKDGNVNPAILYTAWLCGVTQLFKIGGAQAVAAMTLGTETVPKVYKIFGPGNQFVVAAKEYAQNYGVSIDMPAGPSEVLVIADDEAVPEFCAADLLSQAEHGSDSQVIFIAVDEKIFNETIEEVNKQVELLPRNELVRQSLDNSHFILLKNIEEAVQLSNLYAPEHLILALENFEKYIPLIQNAGSVFLGNYSCESAGDYASGTNHTLPTNGFAKNYSGVSLDSFVKKITFQHLSKQGLQNLGKTIEIMAEAEGLSAHKNAVSIRLNK; encoded by the coding sequence ATGAAAATACACAAATATCCTACAAGAAATAACTGGTCAGAAATAATAAAACGTCCGGTTCTGAAAAAAGAAAAAGTATCAGAAATTGTTTCTGAGATTTTCTTGGAAGTTGAGAAAAATGGAGATAAAGCCTTATTTAATTTCAGTAAAAAATTTGATAATGCAGTGATCGATAATTTACAGGCTTCAAAGATCGAGATTGAAAAAGCAGGCAGTTTAATAAGTTCAGAACTGAAAGAAGCTGTTCAGCAGGCAAAAGAAAATATTACAATTTTTCATGCCTCTCAAAAAGAAGATGTCCAGAAAATAGAAACTACAAAAGGAGTAGTCTGCTGGAGAGAGAACCGCGCTGTAGAAAAAGTGGGAATCTATATTCCAGGAGGGACGGCGCCTTTATTTTCGACGGTTTTGATGCTTGCTGTTCCTGCTCAATTAGCGGGCTGTAAAGAAATCATCCTTTGTACGCCTCCAGATAAAGACGGCAATGTAAATCCTGCAATTCTTTATACAGCGTGGCTTTGTGGCGTTACGCAGCTCTTTAAAATTGGAGGAGCACAGGCGGTGGCTGCTATGACACTGGGAACAGAAACGGTTCCGAAGGTTTATAAAATTTTCGGACCCGGAAATCAGTTCGTTGTGGCAGCTAAAGAATATGCCCAGAACTATGGTGTTTCAATTGATATGCCTGCCGGACCAAGTGAAGTTTTAGTCATTGCTGACGATGAGGCCGTTCCTGAATTTTGTGCCGCAGATCTTCTTTCACAGGCTGAACATGGAAGTGACAGCCAGGTGATTTTTATTGCGGTTGATGAGAAAATTTTCAATGAAACCATTGAAGAAGTTAACAAACAGGTTGAACTGCTGCCCCGCAATGAATTGGTACGCCAGTCTTTGGATAACAGCCATTTCATTTTATTGAAAAACATTGAAGAAGCCGTTCAATTAAGTAATCTGTATGCTCCTGAGCACCTTATTCTGGCTTTAGAAAACTTTGAAAAATATATTCCTTTGATTCAAAATGCAGGATCTGTTTTTCTAGGAAACTATTCATGTGAGAGTGCCGGAGATTATGCAAGCGGAACCAACCATACGCTGCCTACCAATGGTTTTGCAAAGAATTACAGCGGGGTTTCCTTAGACAGTTTCGTAAAAAAAATAACCTTTCAGCATCTTTCAAAGCAGGGACTTCAAAATTTAGGAAAAACAATAGAAATCATGGCAGAAGCTGAAGGATTGTCAGCACATAAAAATGCCGTTTCAATACGATTAAACAAATAA
- a CDS encoding polysaccharide deacetylase family protein: MVLLSFDIEEFDMPLEYKGEISFEKQLSISQHGLENILNILKKHQAKATFFSTVVFAENSRMLIERLLKEGHELASHTWFHSEFEEKHLKESREKLEELFTAKVTGLRMPRMMPVDEKEVEKAGYSYNSSVNPTFLPGRYNNLKVSRTYFKEGNVTQIPASVSPNFRIPLFWLSFHNFPLPFYKKLSSDVLKKDNYLNIYFHPWEFSEIKDEAFKLPGFTTKNSGKQMVERFDELVGWLKNKKYTFGTFQEFQKQIES, encoded by the coding sequence ATGGTATTATTAAGTTTTGATATTGAAGAATTTGATATGCCTTTAGAATACAAAGGAGAAATATCTTTTGAAAAACAGCTTTCTATTTCACAGCACGGGCTCGAAAATATTCTCAACATCTTAAAAAAACATCAGGCAAAAGCGACCTTCTTTTCAACAGTGGTCTTTGCAGAAAACAGCAGGATGCTTATTGAAAGATTACTCAAGGAAGGGCATGAACTGGCTTCCCACACATGGTTTCATTCAGAGTTTGAAGAAAAGCATCTCAAAGAATCCAGAGAGAAATTAGAAGAACTATTTACTGCGAAAGTGACGGGATTAAGAATGCCGAGAATGATGCCTGTAGACGAAAAAGAAGTTGAAAAAGCCGGTTATTCATACAATTCATCAGTAAATCCGACTTTTCTTCCCGGAAGATATAATAACCTTAAAGTTTCAAGAACTTACTTTAAAGAAGGGAATGTAACGCAGATTCCAGCGTCGGTTTCCCCTAACTTCAGGATTCCGTTATTCTGGCTGAGTTTTCATAATTTTCCTTTGCCGTTTTATAAAAAACTTTCTTCAGACGTTTTAAAAAAGGACAACTATCTTAATATTTATTTCCATCCCTGGGAATTTTCAGAAATTAAAGACGAGGCTTTTAAACTGCCGGGTTTCACAACAAAAAACTCTGGAAAACAAATGGTTGAAAGATTTGATGAATTGGTAGGCTGGCTTAAAAATAAAAAGTATACTTTTGGAACGTTTCAGGAATTTCAAAAACAAATAGAATCATGA
- the hisB gene encoding bifunctional histidinol-phosphatase/imidazoleglycerol-phosphate dehydratase HisB, with protein sequence MKKVLFIDRDGTLILEPPTNFQVDSLEKLEYYPGVFQNLSKITKELDYELVMVTNQDGLGTGSFPFEDFIKPHEKMLKAFENEGIVFTDIFIDKSFEHENLFTRKPGIGMLGKFFQGNYDLENSYVIGDRLTDIQLAKNLGSKAIFINEVAHPNAAFSTEKWSEIYQFLKQIPRKAKIERKTNETQIEIEVNLDGKGNSEISTGLHFFDHMLEQISKHGNLDLKIKVIGDLQVDEHHTIEDTGIVLGEAVLKALGNKKGIERYGFLLPMDDCLAQAAIDFGGRPWIVWDADFNREKIGDMPTEMFFHFFKSFTDSSKSNLNIKAEGTNEHHKIESIFKAFAKAVKMAVNQTDQNFNLPSTKGSL encoded by the coding sequence ATGAAAAAAGTATTATTTATCGACCGTGACGGAACTTTGATTTTAGAACCGCCGACTAATTTTCAAGTAGATTCTCTGGAAAAGCTGGAATATTACCCTGGGGTTTTCCAAAACCTTTCTAAAATTACCAAAGAACTTGATTATGAATTAGTAATGGTGACGAATCAAGACGGGCTGGGAACTGGAAGTTTTCCTTTTGAAGATTTTATAAAACCTCATGAAAAAATGCTCAAAGCCTTTGAAAATGAAGGAATTGTTTTCACTGATATTTTTATTGATAAGAGCTTTGAACATGAGAATTTATTTACAAGAAAACCCGGAATCGGAATGCTGGGGAAATTTTTTCAGGGAAATTATGATTTAGAAAATTCTTATGTGATCGGCGACCGTCTTACCGACATCCAGCTGGCTAAAAATCTGGGAAGTAAGGCCATTTTCATTAATGAAGTTGCTCATCCCAATGCAGCATTCAGTACAGAGAAATGGTCAGAAATTTATCAATTTTTAAAACAGATTCCAAGAAAAGCAAAAATAGAAAGGAAGACGAATGAAACTCAGATTGAAATAGAAGTAAACCTAGATGGAAAAGGTAATTCAGAAATTTCTACAGGACTACATTTTTTTGACCACATGCTGGAGCAGATCTCAAAACATGGAAATTTAGATTTAAAGATTAAAGTGATCGGTGACCTTCAGGTGGATGAACACCACACGATTGAAGACACAGGAATTGTATTGGGTGAAGCTGTTTTGAAAGCTTTAGGAAATAAAAAAGGAATTGAAAGATACGGTTTTCTGCTGCCTATGGACGACTGCCTGGCTCAGGCCGCTATTGATTTTGGAGGCCGTCCCTGGATTGTCTGGGATGCGGACTTTAACAGAGAAAAAATAGGAGATATGCCGACGGAAATGTTTTTTCATTTTTTTAAATCGTTTACGGATTCTTCTAAATCTAATCTGAATATTAAAGCCGAAGGAACGAATGAACACCACAAGATTGAATCTATTTTTAAAGCCTTTGCAAAAGCCGTGAAAATGGCGGTGAACCAGACAGACCAAAATTTTAATTTACCTTCTACAAAAGGAAGTTTATAG
- a CDS encoding 2,3,4,5-tetrahydropyridine-2,6-dicarboxylate N-succinyltransferase, translating to MSLQQTIENIWDNRDLLQNEESKKAIREVISLLDSGELRVAQPTENGWQVNEWVKKAVVMYFPIQKMETIEVGPFEFHDKIPLKRNYAEKGVRVVPHAIAREGSFIASGVILMPSYVNIGAYVDSGTMVDTWATVGSCAQIGKNVHLSGGVGIGGVLEPLQAAPVIIEDDCFIGSRCIVVEGVHVEKEAVLGANVVLTASTKIIDVTGSEPIEIKGRVPARSVVIPGSYTKHYPAGEYQVPCALIIGQRKESTDKKTSLNDALRENNVAV from the coding sequence ATGTCGTTACAACAAACTATTGAAAACATTTGGGATAATAGAGATTTACTGCAAAATGAAGAAAGCAAGAAGGCAATAAGAGAAGTTATTTCTTTATTAGATTCTGGAGAACTTCGTGTTGCTCAGCCTACAGAAAACGGATGGCAGGTAAATGAATGGGTGAAGAAAGCAGTAGTGATGTATTTTCCAATTCAAAAAATGGAAACTATTGAAGTAGGACCATTTGAATTTCATGATAAAATTCCTTTAAAAAGAAACTATGCTGAAAAAGGAGTAAGAGTTGTACCTCATGCAATTGCAAGAGAAGGTTCTTTTATAGCTTCAGGAGTGATCTTGATGCCTTCTTATGTGAATATCGGAGCTTATGTAGATTCAGGAACAATGGTTGACACCTGGGCTACTGTAGGAAGCTGCGCACAGATCGGTAAAAACGTTCACTTAAGCGGTGGTGTTGGTATCGGTGGTGTTTTAGAGCCGTTACAAGCTGCACCGGTAATCATTGAAGATGACTGTTTCATTGGATCAAGATGTATCGTAGTAGAAGGTGTCCACGTTGAAAAAGAAGCTGTTTTAGGTGCTAATGTTGTGCTGACTGCTTCTACAAAGATTATTGATGTTACAGGAAGTGAGCCGATAGAAATTAAAGGAAGAGTTCCTGCACGTTCAGTAGTAATCCCGGGAAGTTATACTAAACACTATCCGGCTGGAGAATACCAGGTTCCTTGTGCATTGATTATCGGGCAGAGAAAAGAGTCTACGGACAAGAAGACATCTCTTAATGATGCCTTGAGGGAAAATAATGTAGCTGTCTAA
- a CDS encoding glycosyltransferase family 87 protein codes for MKEKFLKFILNPKYIFGVYLIIAVVTAVSKYLRGDYAINNYLIFKHVFFNTVSQKNLFIHYPDFYFDLNHYGIFFSLLIAPFAVMPDWLGISLWNLANTFIFVYAIYKLPFSDGKKALFGLLCLQEYITAALSLQFNIALTGLLILSAVYIYEKKEVKSVTAILIGVFVKIYGIVGLTQFFFIKNKTKFILSGLVIAVLFFAVPMIYSSPQFVMQSYADWFHSIIEKNNENQVLGNMQDISLMGFFRRILGDASISNLVFLGFGLPLFAAPYIRIKQYKSYAFQLMILSSTLLFLVLFSSSSESPTYIIAVVGVMIWFFLQKERTPFIIGLLVFVIIFTCFSTSDLFPKSVKNDYIIKYSLKAVPCIIVWLRVVYELLTKDFEKNYSLK; via the coding sequence ATGAAAGAAAAATTTTTAAAATTTATATTAAACCCCAAATACATATTTGGGGTTTATCTTATTATAGCTGTTGTTACTGCTGTTTCTAAGTATTTAAGAGGAGATTATGCTATTAATAATTATCTGATCTTCAAACATGTATTTTTTAATACAGTCAGCCAGAAAAATTTATTCATTCATTATCCTGATTTTTATTTTGATTTAAATCATTACGGGATATTCTTCAGCCTTCTGATTGCTCCGTTTGCGGTGATGCCGGACTGGTTGGGAATTTCACTCTGGAATCTGGCTAATACTTTTATCTTCGTGTACGCCATTTATAAACTGCCGTTCTCAGATGGTAAAAAGGCCCTTTTCGGGCTGCTTTGTCTCCAGGAATACATCACGGCTGCTTTAAGTCTTCAGTTCAATATAGCGCTCACAGGGCTTTTGATATTGTCTGCAGTGTATATCTATGAAAAAAAAGAAGTAAAATCTGTAACAGCGATATTGATTGGGGTTTTTGTGAAGATCTACGGTATTGTAGGGCTTACCCAGTTTTTCTTTATTAAAAACAAAACTAAATTTATTCTTTCAGGGTTAGTAATTGCGGTATTATTCTTTGCAGTTCCTATGATCTATTCAAGTCCTCAGTTTGTGATGCAGAGCTATGCAGACTGGTTCCATTCGATTATTGAAAAGAATAATGAAAACCAGGTATTAGGAAATATGCAGGATATTTCATTAATGGGCTTTTTCAGAAGAATTTTGGGAGATGCTTCTATTTCAAATCTGGTATTTTTAGGATTTGGGCTCCCTTTATTTGCGGCGCCTTATATTAGAATTAAGCAGTATAAAAGCTATGCGTTCCAATTGATGATCCTCTCATCTACTTTATTATTTTTGGTGCTGTTCAGTTCAAGTTCAGAATCACCAACTTATATTATAGCAGTAGTAGGAGTAATGATCTGGTTTTTTCTGCAGAAAGAAAGAACTCCTTTCATCATTGGATTGCTTGTTTTTGTCATTATTTTTACCTGCTTTTCGACTTCAGATCTATTCCCGAAATCAGTTAAAAATGATTATATCATCAAATATTCTTTAAAAGCTGTACCTTGCATTATCGTTTGGTTAAGGGTAGTTTACGAGCTTTTGACCAAAGATTTTGAAAAAAACTACAGCTTGAAATAA